From the genome of Bacteroidales bacterium, one region includes:
- a CDS encoding toxin-antitoxin system YwqK family antitoxin, which translates to MKKIIILILSSISIINLLAQEDKDTIHYFEALFPKNGLFIRPDSLPDGVWIAFCETDTTQIGLRLHYRNGEINGESISYWPNGNIQQKGHYKDGCLAGLNEKWYESGIKESESNCEVENYQKHFYHCNLINYWLKDGSQTVVDGTGEYLSYFNNGILQVRGEYLNRERTGKWTWYYNSGNIQTIEFFINGNQDGEFITYYNNGQIRIRGIYSMGKQVGLWEHWYDNGKPEQLENRINGKIDGEAKYWHRNGQLYASGIYVLSNKEGLWQYWDEYGILELEEIYTNGEVSESKNYR; encoded by the coding sequence ATGAAAAAAATAATTATACTTATTCTATCATCCATTTCGATTATAAACCTGCTGGCGCAAGAGGATAAAGATACGATTCATTATTTTGAAGCACTTTTTCCAAAAAATGGTTTATTTATTCGTCCTGATTCTTTACCTGACGGCGTCTGGATCGCGTTTTGTGAAACTGATACTACTCAAATCGGTTTGAGATTACATTATAGAAATGGAGAAATAAATGGAGAATCAATTTCGTATTGGCCAAATGGTAATATACAACAAAAAGGTCATTATAAAGATGGATGTTTAGCAGGATTAAATGAAAAATGGTATGAAAGTGGAATCAAAGAATCAGAGTCCAATTGTGAAGTTGAGAATTATCAAAAACACTTCTATCATTGTAATTTAATTAATTATTGGTTGAAGGACGGATCACAAACAGTTGTGGATGGCACTGGAGAGTATCTCTCATACTTTAACAATGGAATTTTACAAGTGAGAGGGGAATACTTGAATAGAGAAAGAACAGGAAAATGGACCTGGTACTACAACAGTGGAAATATACAAACTATAGAATTTTTTATAAATGGGAATCAAGATGGTGAATTTATAACCTATTATAATAATGGACAGATACGCATAAGAGGAATTTATTCAATGGGAAAACAGGTTGGTTTATGGGAACACTGGTACGATAATGGAAAACCAGAACAACTCGAGAATCGAATTAATGGAAAAATTGATGGTGAGGCTAAATATTGGCATCGAAATGGCCAACTCTATGCTTCAGGAATTTATGTATTAAGTAACAAAGAAGGGCTTTGGCAATATTGGGATGAATATGGAATTCTAGAGTTGGAGGAGATATATACTAATGGAGAAGTAAGTGAATCCAAAAACTACCGCTAA